The window CGAGCTCGTCGGCCGTCGGCGCCGATGCCGGGGAACCACCGGTGGGGAAGAACACGTCGACCGGACGATCCTGCTGGTCCGTTGCCGTCGGGATGAGCGCGCCGATGCCACGGCCCAATCCTGTTCGCTTGGGTGCCATCAGTCCTGCGCTCCTCGTGCTGCGATCTCGGCGGCCGCCTCCAGGTAGGAGAGCGACCCTGTGGAGTTCACGTCGTACGCCACGACGCTCTGTCCGTAACTCGGCGCTTCACTCACCCGGACTGATCGGGGGATCATCGCCTTGAGGACCTGGTCACCGAAGTGCTCACGCACGTCGTTTGCGACCTGGTTCGCCAGGTTTGTCCGTCCGTCGTACATCGTCAGCAGGATGGTCGAGACCCGGAGATTCGGGTTGAGGTGCCGCTCGATGAGCTCGATGTTCCGCAACAACTGGCTGAGTCCCTCGAGCGCGTAGTACTCGCACTGGATCGGGATCAGCACTTCCTGCGCCGCGACGAAGGCGTTGATCGTCAGGAGGCCGAGCGACGGCGGGCAGTCGATGAAGACGTAGTGGTACGGCTCCTCCAGCGACTGGAGGTACAGGTCGAGCGCGGTACGCAGGCGCTGTTCCCGCGCCACCAGCGACACGAGCTCGATCTCCGCACCGGCCAGGTGGATCGTCGCCGGAACACACCAGAGTGTGTCGGATTCGGGGGACCGCTGCACCGTGTCGGCCATCGCAGCCTCGTCGACGATGACGTCGTAGATGCTGGCGACCTCAGCCTGGTGGTCGACACCGAGCGCCGTTGACGCGTTACCCTGCGGATCGAGGTCGATCACGAGGACACGAGCCCCGCCGTGGGCGAGGCCTGCAGCCAGGTTGACGGTCGTCGTGGTCTTCCCGACGCCGCCCTTCTGGTTCGAGACGGTGATGATGCGCGTCTTGGATGGCAGTGGGAACTGCTGCGTCGCGATGGCCCGACGCCGGCGGTTCAAGTCGGCGATTTCGCGAGCAAGCGGAGTCGACGCGTCGTAATCGGTCGATGAGCTCAACGAATGCCTCTTCCCCGGTTCGATGTTTCACGTGAAACGTGGAGCCACTGATGGTCGAACCCGTTGGTCCGGGCCGCAGCGTCAGTCAACTGTAGCCCGGAAGACACGTGTGGTCTCTTCGACCACACCGTCCCCGAGCTCGAGGACCTCGACGTCCGAGAGGTGCGTGCGGAGGATGACCTTCCGAGCCTTCTCGATCTCGTCGTCAACCCGCGCACCCTTCATCAGGATGAGTTGACCGCCGGACCGAACGAGCGGAACCGTGATCGGGATCAGCTTCGACAGTGCACTGACGGCGCGGGCCGTGACCTGGTCGACCACGATGTCATCAGAGACGTCCTCAGCGCGGGCACGGACGACGGTCACGTTCGACAGGCCGAGTCGAGCCGCCTCGGACGTGAGCCAGTCCACCCGACGCTCCATCGGCTCGATGAGCGTGAAGTGCACGTCCGGACGGGCGATCGCGAGCACGAGACCGGGCAACCCGGCACCCGAGCCGACGTCGGCGACCCGGCCACGGGCCTCCAGGAGGGGAGCCAGCAACGCAGAATTGAGGATGTGTCGCGTCCAGAGTCGCGGTAACTCGAGCGGGCCGATCAGGCCCAGCTCCTCGCCCCGCCGAGCCAGCTCGTTCGTGAACGACCGAGCCGTCTCGATCTGATCGCCGAAGAGCACGGACGCAGCCGCAGGCTCAGCCTCGAGCACCGGAGCAACGTCCGTGGACACCGCGTCATCTGTCATCGGGTGACGACCGTGTGGCGGTCCCGACCCTCGCCCTCGGACTCCGAGTGGAAGCCCTTCTCAGCGACGAGGTCGTGGACCAACTTGCGCTCGTACGACGACATCGGGGGGAGTGCTGCGGACGACGATCCGGCTTCGATACGCTCGACGGCGGTGTCGACCAGTCGCTGCAGCTCGTCGGCACGAGCATCACGGGAGCCGCCCACGTCCAGGATGAGCCGGCTGAACTCGCCCGTCTCGGCCTGGACGGCGATGCGGGTGAGTTCCTGCAGGGCCGTGACCGTGTCCGGCTTCGAGAGGACGCGGAGCGCCTCGCCGTCATCGGTGACCGACAGGTAGACGCGACCGGCGCGCTCCTCGATCTCGATGTCTCCGTCGAGGTCGCAGATGTCGAGGAGTTCCTCGATGTAGTCCGCAGCGATGTCGGCTTCGTCACGGGCGTCCTCGTCCGGGACCTCAGTGGTGTCGACGGCTGCGGCGGTGTCCTGCTCGGTCACTTACTTCTTCCCGTTCTTCTTCGAGCGCTGCTTGCCGACCGGCTGCGAACGCTGGGTGGTGACGCGCACGGCTTCGACCTCGGCGGCACCAGCACCGGCACCGGCCTCGGCGAGGACCGGGTTGGCGATCCCGCGACGCTGGGCCTTCTTGGCCAGACGCGCCTCACGCGCCAGCGCCGCCTCGGAGCCGGGCGTCGGCATGCTGCGGATGACGAAGTACTGCTGCGCCATCGTCCAGAGGTTGGAGGCGAGCCAGTAGAACATGACGCCGAGGGGGAAGCTCAGACCCGAGATCACGAAGACCAGCGGGAGGATGTACAGCATCATCTTCTGCTGGCGGTACATCGGCGACGCCTTGGTCTCCGGCGACATGTTCTTGGCGACGAGCTGCAGCTGCGTGATGAACTGCGAGGCCGTCATGACGACGATCATGAAGCCGGCGATCGCACGGACTTCCCACCCGGAGGCGTTGGTGAACGTCTCGTGCAGGGGAGCGCCGAACAGGGCCGCGTTGCCGAACGACGCCGCGAGGTCGTTCGTCAGCAGGCCGATGCCCGTCTTGTTGATCTGTGCTTCGTGCAGCACCGAGTACAGCGAGAAGAAGATCGGCATCTGCAGCAGCAGCGGCAGGCAGGAGCTCAGCGGGTTGGTACCGGTCTCCTTGTAGAGCGCCATGGTCTCGCGGCTCATGGCCTCGCGCGAGAACTGGTCCTTCTTGCCCTTGTACTTGTCCTGGATCTTCTTGAGCTGCGGCGCGACCTCGAGCATGCGGCGCTGCGACTTGATCTGCCGCACGAAGATCGGGATCAGCGCGGCGCGGACCACGAAGGTCAGGAAGATGATGGAGAGGACCCAGGTGATACCCGCGCCCGGGTCCATGCCGATGCTCTCGAAGATCCAGTGGAAGCCGACGAGGATGGCGGAGACCACCCATTTGAGCGGCCAGAGGATCGTACCGATGATGTCCATGGGGACGGCTACGCCTTTCGAGTGCGCTGGGGGAGCAGGACCGGCCGGGCCGTTCCGACCGCGGGGTGCGGCTGCTGCGGGATCGGCGCGAGGACGAACCCGAACCGGTTGACGACGAACGGGCGACGACGTTCCGTGACGTCGTCGATGCCGCCTGCAGCCCAGGGGTTGCAGCGAGCGATGCGCCAGGCGCCCATCGCGGATCCGCGGACGACGCCGTACTGCTGGATCGCTTCGAGGGCGTACCGGGAGCACGACGGGTGGTA of the Curtobacterium sp. TC1 genome contains:
- a CDS encoding ParA family protein, which encodes MSSSTDYDASTPLAREIADLNRRRRAIATQQFPLPSKTRIITVSNQKGGVGKTTTTVNLAAGLAHGGARVLVIDLDPQGNASTALGVDHQAEVASIYDVIVDEAAMADTVQRSPESDTLWCVPATIHLAGAEIELVSLVAREQRLRTALDLYLQSLEEPYHYVFIDCPPSLGLLTINAFVAAQEVLIPIQCEYYALEGLSQLLRNIELIERHLNPNLRVSTILLTMYDGRTNLANQVANDVREHFGDQVLKAMIPRSVRVSEAPSYGQSVVAYDVNSTGSLSYLEAAAEIAARGAQD
- the rsmG gene encoding 16S rRNA (guanine(527)-N(7))-methyltransferase RsmG; this encodes MTDDAVSTDVAPVLEAEPAAASVLFGDQIETARSFTNELARRGEELGLIGPLELPRLWTRHILNSALLAPLLEARGRVADVGSGAGLPGLVLAIARPDVHFTLIEPMERRVDWLTSEAARLGLSNVTVVRARAEDVSDDIVVDQVTARAVSALSKLIPITVPLVRSGGQLILMKGARVDDEIEKARKVILRTHLSDVEVLELGDGVVEETTRVFRATVD
- a CDS encoding protein jag; its protein translation is MTEQDTAAAVDTTEVPDEDARDEADIAADYIEELLDICDLDGDIEIEERAGRVYLSVTDDGEALRVLSKPDTVTALQELTRIAVQAETGEFSRLILDVGGSRDARADELQRLVDTAVERIEAGSSSAALPPMSSYERKLVHDLVAEKGFHSESEGEGRDRHTVVTR
- the yidC gene encoding membrane protein insertase YidC — its product is MDIIGTILWPLKWVVSAILVGFHWIFESIGMDPGAGITWVLSIIFLTFVVRAALIPIFVRQIKSQRRMLEVAPQLKKIQDKYKGKKDQFSREAMSRETMALYKETGTNPLSSCLPLLLQMPIFFSLYSVLHEAQINKTGIGLLTNDLAASFGNAALFGAPLHETFTNASGWEVRAIAGFMIVVMTASQFITQLQLVAKNMSPETKASPMYRQQKMMLYILPLVFVISGLSFPLGVMFYWLASNLWTMAQQYFVIRSMPTPGSEAALAREARLAKKAQRRGIANPVLAEAGAGAGAAEVEAVRVTTQRSQPVGKQRSKKNGKK
- the yidD gene encoding membrane protein insertion efficiency factor YidD — protein: MNRIQWTRLAWVAALLPRNACVVVLRAYRAVISPLYGNVCRYHPSCSRYALEAIQQYGVVRGSAMGAWRIARCNPWAAGGIDDVTERRRPFVVNRFGFVLAPIPQQPHPAVGTARPVLLPQRTRKA